One genomic window of Acetobacter sp. includes the following:
- a CDS encoding DUF736 family protein, whose translation MANIGSFKKVGEGFEGEIVTLALQARNVRLVAETSRANDNAPNYRVYLGRV comes from the coding sequence ATGGCTAACATCGGTTCCTTCAAGAAGGTGGGGGAAGGCTTCGAAGGCGAAATCGTCACCCTGGCCCTGCAGGCCCGCAACGTCCGCCTGGTGGCGGAAACCAGCCGGGCTAACGACAACGCCCCCAACTACCGCGTCTACCTGGGACGGGTTGA